DNA sequence from the bacterium genome:
CCGGATTTTGTCGAGTGACGTCTGCGCCGTCATAATGTCCTTCTTTGTCTCCAGCAGCGTTGCCATGGACCCCCCGAGCCCCTGCCTTACCAGCGGTAGTGTGCGAACGCCTTATTGGCCTCCGCCATCTTGTGCGTGTCCTCGCGCCGCTTCACCGCGGCGCCCGTGTTGTTGCTCGCATCCAGGATCTCGGCCGCGAGCTTCTCCCGCATCGTGCGGCCCGGCCGCTGCCGGGCGTACGTCACGAGCCACCGCATGCCGAGCGACAGCCGCCGTTCCGGCCGCACCTCGACCGGCACCTGGTAGGTCGCGCCGCCGACGCGGCGCGGCCGCACTTCGAGCACGGGCATGATGTTGTGCAGCGCCGCCTCCAGCGTCTTCGCCGGCTCCTTGGCGCCCTTTTCCTTGATCGCGTCGAGCGCGGAGTACACGATCCGCTCGGCGAGGCTCTTCTTGCCCCGGGTCATCACCTTGTTCACGAGCCGGGTGACGGACGGGCTGCTGTACACCATGTCGCCCGGCACCGCACGGCGCGAGACCTGTCCTTTGCGCGGCATCTACGCCACCCCCGCCTGCGCCTTGGGCCGCTTGGCCCCGTACTTGGAGCGGCCCCGCCGGCGGTCTTGCACGCCCGCGGAGTCCAGCGTGCCGCGAATGATATGGTAGCGGATGCCGGGCAGATCCTTGACGCGGCCGCCGCGGATCAGCACCACCGAGTGCTCTTGAAGGTTATGGCCGATGCCCGGGATGTAGGCGGTAACCTCGATCCCGTTCGTCAGCCGCACGCGCGCGATCTTCCGCAGCGCCGAGTTCGGCTTCTTCGGCGTGATCGTGCGGACCTGAATGCACACGCCGCGCTTCTGCGGACACACATCCAGCGCCGGGGACTTGCTCTTCACCCGCTCGACCCTACGGCCCAGGCGCAGCAGCTGGCTGATCGTCGGCACGCGCGCTCCTCCTCAACCTTCTCTTCCCGCTCCCTTTACAATCCGGCGCCCGCCGCGGTGAACCGGTCCGCGGCAGACAATACCCCCGAGCGGGACGCCATGACTCACGCGGGAGGCTGAGTCACCATCCGCCCAGGGTCGGTGGCGATGCCGGCGGCCGGATTCCGGCCGGGTTATCGCGCGGTTATCTGTATGCGGTTACGTATGCGCCATACGTGGTGCCGGAGATGGCACCCTGCGGCGCAAGTCCCCTAGGGCTAGTCCCCGCTAGGGGGGCGACTCGAGAATCGCTGCGGCGGCAGCGCCGACCGCGATCCCGCACGCTCGGCCGAGCGCCACCATGGAGGGGACTTCGACGACTTCCATGCCACGTTCCCGGGCCGCCCGGAGCAGAGGCTCCGTCACCCGGCGATCGGCATCCTGCGCGACGAATACGACCCGCGCCTGACCGCGGCTGATCGCCTTCGCCGTCTGGTTCGTGCCGACCGCACGCTGCGCCGCCGCTTTCAGACGCTCCACGTCCACGACCGCTCGACCGGGTAATTATACTCGCGGCCCCGGGGGGTGTCAATCATGCCTACCCGCGGAAGATCGCCGCGGCGAACGGCACGCCCAGGATGAGTCCCACCGCGGCCACCAGGAGCGCGACGCCCAGCGGCACGGTCAGGTACCGGCCCCACCGGAACGACCGTTCCGCGGCCATCGCGGCGCCGAGCCCCAACATCCACCCCAGGTTGACCCCGCCGATCGCGAACATGAGGAGCATGAGCGTCCAGCAGCAGCCGACGCAGAACAGTCCGTGGGCCGCGCCGAGCCGGAGCGCCTCCGCGGCGGCGTTCTTCCCGCGCCAATGCTCCGCGACGAACGAGTACGGCGACCGGCACTTGGTCAGACACATCTCCTTGAGCGGCGTCACCTGGTAGATCGCTGCCAGCAGCAGGACGGCCACCCCGATCCACTGGGCCGCGTCCCCGACCGCGGGCAGCCGCGCCGCGGCGGCGTGCACGTAGGCGTCCCCTCGAAAAGCGACGGCGCCGAAGATCGCCCACACGCCCAGGTAGCCCAGGATCAGCCGGACCAGCAGCGCCGCCCGATCGGGGCGGCGCGCGACCATCCGGGAGAAGAGATTGATCAGTGGCAGGCTCCCGGGCAGCATCATCGCGATCACCATCAGCGTCCAGCCCGCGACGAACACGGCCATCCGGGAGACGGGGAGGGTGCCCTCCCCGATCCCCCGGTGGTCGAGCAGTCCGGCGAACGGTGACGCGCCCCAGGCGGCAAGAACCGCCCACGCCAGCAGGACCAACGTCCCAACCGCCAGGCGATACCAGCGGATGTCATCGGCCGTGCGGACCGCGCCGATCATCGCCGTCGACCGCTACGCTTCAAAGCGGAACATGCCGAGCACGGCGTTGCGACCGTTGAACTCCCACTTCATGTCGTGCTTCGGCAGATTGACCTGGTACGACATCGCCTTGCCGAGGAATGCCGGCGACCCCGGAATCGTGCTGAAGATGCTGTCGACCAACTTGGTCGGCCGGCCCTGGGAGTCGGTATACGGCTGCATTTCGGCCGACACGACGTCGCCGATGCGGATCGTCCCCTTGCCCTCCGCAAAGTTGAAATCGATCGGCAAGTCGTACACGCCGACCACCTCGCCGATCAGGGACGCCAAGTCCGCGAGCGGTCCACCCAGTTTCCCGGTGTGCATGGCCAGCATCGCCTGCTTCTGCTCGGGCCGGGCCTTGCTGTCGACGAGCGCCGCGACCTTCCAGTTGCCCTTGAGGATATTGCCTGGAATCAACGCCACGATCGCCATCGTCAAGCCGCTCACGTTGACGCCGTCAATTTCACCCTTGTCGTAGTGGTAACAGAGCATTCCGTCGCACTTGCCGCCGTCGGGATCGTCGCCGACCCAGCACGGGCACGGCCCGCCGCACGAGCACGCTTCGAGCAACCGTCCTTCCACGCTGTATCCCATCGTTGTCACCTCCGTCCAGGATGCGGGCCGCCGGCCCGCCGAGCGTGCCGTTCCTGTGGTGACTGTGCGACTACTTGACGATCGTGGTGACCTCCGCGCCCTTGGGAATCAGATAGCTGACCGCGACGCGTGCCGTGACCGGCCCTTTGTTGGCGGCCGCGTGCACGTATCCGCCGCTCTCCGTGAACATTTGACCGGCCTTGAATACCTTCTGACCCATCGCGTCGGTGACGGTGACCTCGCCGGTCACCACCTGCGCCACGACAGGTCCGCCGTGCGTGTGCTTGGGGATCACGCCCCCGGGCGGCAGATCGACGACCTGAGAAATGAGATCGTAGTTGCCCGCCTGCACGCTGATGGGGTACGTGGCCGTGCCGACGATCGTCGGACCCGGCATCGCGGCATAGGACGCCGCCACCGCGCCTCCCACGGCCAGAGCTACGAGTACCGCAAAGACCACGCGCGTCCGTGACAACATCACACAGCACCCCCTTCTGTTTGTGACGCCGCGCGAACGGACACTACCGCGGGTTACGGCCCAACGGCTACAGCTCGATCGTGTCGAGGAACTCCGCGACTTCCTTGCGCAGCGCGGCGCCCCGCGCGTGGCCGTGGCTTTCGACGGCATGCGTGGCCGCGGCGTCGATGAGGTCGTCCTTCTGCGCAGCCGGGGCCATGATCACGAGCTTGCAGTTCTTCTCGCTCGGAAACTTCCCGCAGTTCGCGACGAGCCACGTGCCGCCGGTGAGTCCCAATTGGCCGATCCCCATGTCTCTCAGCCTCCTTGTAGGTGCGGTAGTGCCACCTACCATAAAGGACGCGTGTTGTCGGAGCGTTTCCCAGCCGTTACCTGGGAGTTCTCACGAACGAGGAATTTGCAGTCGCCTGCCGGCGTCGCCTGGTACGAACATTTGTTCCGCATCGTGCGGCGACAAACCGGCACCCGCGGCATAGGCGGCGGCAAACGCTTTCTCGCCCAAGGCGCTGCGCAGCGACGCGGACTCCCGGTCGTGCCAGGCCTGGTCGAGGGCCCAACGGGGCGCGCGGGTCTCCTCACGCAGGGCGCTGCCGAGTCCCATCAGCCGCGCCGCCGCCTCGGGCGATCCGCGAAGACGTGCGACGGCGGCCATCGCTTCCACGCAGTCGGCCACCCCCAGCCGGTCCCCGCGCGCCTGCCGCGAGGCGAGGCTCTCCCGCAGCAGTTCCGTGGCCCGCTCGAGATCGTTCTCGATCCGGGCGACGAGGCCGAGTTGATACAGTGCCGCGGAGCCGCCTTCCGCGTCGCCGGCGGCGCGGAACGACTTCAAACTGTCTTCGAGCAGCTGCCGGGCCCGCGGATAGTCCTCGCGGTATCGCGCGACGATGCCGAGTCCGAGCAGCGCGTCGGCCGAGCCCGCCATGTATGATCCCCGGTACCCGCCGCGCGACCGCACCGCGAGGCTTTCCTCGAACAGCGCCGCCGCGCGCGCGAGATCGCCGGCCGCGAGCACGGCGAGCCCGAGACTGGCTTTTCGGTACGGGACATCCCACGTCTTGCCCAGCTCGTCCTGAAGCGCCGCCCCCGCCTCGAGCAGCGCGATCGCCTCGCGGTACTGGCCCCGCAGTAGGGCGATCCGGCCCAACCGGATGAGCGACGCCGCGGCGGCCGGCTTCCGCCCGAGGTGCCGCTGCAGCTCCAAGGCCTCCTGCATGAGCGACGCGGCCTTGGCGTAGTCGCCCTGGTTCGTCGCCTGCACGCCGAGCTGATGCAGGCACTGCGCGATGCCCGCGGTGTCGCCCGCGGCGCGAAACAGCGCGAGGCTCTCCTCGAGCAGCCGGATCGCGCGTTCCGGGTCGTCCTCGTGCAGCGCGACCGTCGCAACCTCGGCCAGGGTGACGGCCGCCGCCCATCCGGAGCCGGCAGACCGGCAGAGCGCCTCGCTCTCGACGCAGAGCGCGACGCCGCGCGGCCGGTCGCCCTGGTGCCACACTGCATGTCCGAGCCAGGCGAGCGACAGCATGAGGACTTGCGGATCGTCCCCCGCCCGCGCGAGCGGCACCGCCTTTTCCATGATGGTGACCGCGCGCTCGAAGTCGTCCTGCGCAAACGCCAGCCGGGCCGCGCCTTCGAGCGCCTTGGGGAACGCGGCGCGCCCCTCTCCGCCGCGCTGCTGCGCCCGCTCGAGCCACTCGCGTCCCTCGCTCAGGTACCCGCGGCCGTGCCAGTAGCCGGCGAGCGCCGCGGCCAGGCGGAGTCCCGTCTCGTCGTGCTCCTGGCTGAGGGACCATTCGAGCGCCGCGCGCAGGTTGTCGTGCTCGGCCTCGAGCCGGTCCAGCCACGACGCCTGCCGCGGTCCCCGGAGCTCCGGCGCCGCGCGCTCGGCAAAGCCGAGGAAGGACACCGCGTGCGCCCGCCGGGCCGAGTCCGCCTCCTGCGCCTCGACGAGCTTGTCGCGGACGAAATCGCGCACAGTCTCCAGCAGACGATAACGCGCCGCGCCGGCGGACCGCTCCAACTGCACCATCGATTTATCGACGAGGCGCCCGAGGAGCTCGAGCACCGCCATCTCGTCGGCGCGATCCGTCGCCCCGAGCGCCTGCGCCGCCTCCAGCGTGAACCCGCCGGCGAACACTGACAACCGCCGCAGCAGCGCGCGCTCCGGCTCGGACAGCAGATCGTAGCTCCACTCCATGGCCGCGCGAAGGGTCTGATGGCGCGACAGCGCCGTCCGGGTCCCGCCCGTCAGCAGCCGGAAGCGGCTGTCCAGCCGCGCCGCGATCGCGTCCACGGACAGCGATGCCAGGCGCGCCGCGGCGAGCTCGATCGCGAGCGGAATCCCGTCGAGGTGGGCGCAGATTCGGGCGACCTCGGGCGCGTTCTCGTCCGTCAGCGCGAAGCCGGGTTGGCTCAGCCCCGCGCGATCGATGAACAGGCGGACGGCCTCGAACTCGCCCAGCTCCGCCGCGGAGCACGGGCACCGCAGGTCCGGCACGGACAGCGACGCCACCCGATGCACGCGCTCGCCCTGCATGCCGAGGACCTCGCGGCTCGTCGCGAGCACGTGGAGATCGGGGCACCGCCGCAGCAGATACTCCGCCAGCTGTGCGCATGCGCCGGCGACGTGCTCGCAGTTGTCCAGGACCAGCAAGGCGTGCTTGGCCAGGAAATAGTCGCCGAGGGCGGCGGTGAGCGGGCGGCCCGGCTCCTCGCGGACGTTGACGATGCCGGCCACCGTCTGGGGAACCAGCGCGGCGTCGGCGAGCACGGAGAGGTCGGCCAGCCAAACGCCGTCGGGAAATTCTTGTACGAGACGGGCCGCCACTTCGAGCGCGAGCCGCGTTTTGCCGACGCCTCCGGCGCCGGTCAGGGTCAGCTGCCGGCCGTCGACCATGCTGCTGCGGAGCTCGGCGATCTCGCGGGCGCGCCCCACAAAACTCGTGAGCTGCAGCGGCAGGTTGGTTCGGCCGGCGGCGCGGAAGTCGGCGGGCGGCCGCGTCACCTTGACACTCTGCGAGTCCGGATGGGGAAATCGTCCGGCCTGAATGTCTTCGTACAGGCGCCGACTGGCCTCGTCGGGCTGCGCCTCGAACTCCCGGCTAAGCGACTCCTTCAGGAACTGGTACTGACGGAGCGCCTGCTGGCGCTGCCCACCGAGCGCGTACAGGCGCATCAGGCCGCGGTGGGCTTCCTCGCGTCCGGCGTCGCGGGACACCAGCAGTTGCAGCGTCTCGACGGCGCGGGCCTCTTCGTGCCGCGACTCGTAGACCGCCGCGAGATCGGCGAGCAGCGACAGGAACTCCTGATGCAGCGCCTCCCGCCGGTTGGTGGACCATTCTTCATACTGATCCTCGGGCAGCAGGTCGCCCGCGTACAAATCGAGGGCCGCCCGGTGGACGGCCGGATCCCCGCGCCGCCGGGCATCGGCGGCGGCGGCCGCAAACGCGTCCACATCGATCCACGCCGCGCCGGCCGGGGCCAGGCCGACGACGTCGTCCACCACCCGGCAGTACTGGCCGGACTCCGCACCGCTTCCGGGCTCGAGCGTGCGGCGAACGGTGTGCAGGATCTTCCGGAAGTTGTTGGAGGCCGCGGCCGGGTCGAGGTGCGGCCAGAGAAACTCCATCACCTGCTCGCGGTGCAGCCGGTGGCCGGACGTGAGCGCCAGCAGCTTGACGAAGCTCCGGGCCTTCCGGAGGCGCCACGCCGCCGGCTCGATCTCGCGCGACCCCACGCGCACGCGAAATCCTCCAAGCAGCCAGACGTGCAGCTCCGCCGCCGTGTCCGCTGTCCGCAGGGTCGCCATCTTGGCGGAAGGTTCCCGAGCCGGCCCGCCTATCCTCTCAGGGGGGCCCCGCCGGCCCCAGGAATCGGGCCGCCGCCTCGGCGGCCTCCGGAGCGGCGGCGATGCCGTAGTGGTTGGCGCCGATCTCGACCACCTGCACACCGGCGACCCGTCGCCTGAGTTCGCCCACGTCCGATGCGGTGACGAGGAACGGGCCGCCGGGCACGAGCGGGCGCGCGGCCCGCAGCAGCAGCACCGGCATGACGAGCGCCGGCCACAGATCGCGCGGGTCGTGCGCGTCTCCGTAGGCCAGGTCTTCGAGCACCGCCTCCCGGCTCGTCCGCGCCCGCACGCCGCCGGCGGACCGCCCGGCGGCGGACTCGCCGGCAACGATGAAATCAGAGCCGTCCGCGGGCTCAAGCTCGTACCGGAAGTAGCGCTCCCAGAATCCGCTCCATCGCTCGATCGTCGGCAGCGCGCGCATGCGGACGATGTACTCGTCGGCGGATGCGGAGACCGTGCCGAGCCGCTCCACGGCCAGCCGGATCAGGGCGAGGATATCGTCCGACACCGGGCTGCACGCATCGACGAGGACGAGCCGCTCGAGGCGGCCCGGCGCGACCGCCGCCAGCTGCATCGCGACGAACGCGCCCATGGACCAACCGACGAC
Encoded proteins:
- the rpsG gene encoding 30S ribosomal protein S7 is translated as MPRKGQVSRRAVPGDMVYSSPSVTRLVNKVMTRGKKSLAERIVYSALDAIKEKGAKEPAKTLEAALHNIMPVLEVRPRRVGGATYQVPVEVRPERRLSLGMRWLVTYARQRPGRTMREKLAAEILDASNNTGAAVKRREDTHKMAEANKAFAHYRW
- a CDS encoding DUF1059 domain-containing protein, which produces MGIGQLGLTGGTWLVANCGKFPSEKNCKLVIMAPAAQKDDLIDAAATHAVESHGHARGAALRKEVAEFLDTIEL
- a CDS encoding DUF1326 domain-containing protein, whose product is MGYSVEGRLLEACSCGGPCPCWVGDDPDGGKCDGMLCYHYDKGEIDGVNVSGLTMAIVALIPGNILKGNWKVAALVDSKARPEQKQAMLAMHTGKLGGPLADLASLIGEVVGVYDLPIDFNFAEGKGTIRIGDVVSAEMQPYTDSQGRPTKLVDSIFSTIPGSPAFLGKAMSYQVNLPKHDMKWEFNGRNAVLGMFRFEA
- a CDS encoding tetratricopeptide repeat protein, producing MATLRTADTAAELHVWLLGGFRVRVGSREIEPAAWRLRKARSFVKLLALTSGHRLHREQVMEFLWPHLDPAAASNNFRKILHTVRRTLEPGSGAESGQYCRVVDDVVGLAPAGAAWIDVDAFAAAAADARRRGDPAVHRAALDLYAGDLLPEDQYEEWSTNRREALHQEFLSLLADLAAVYESRHEEARAVETLQLLVSRDAGREEAHRGLMRLYALGGQRQQALRQYQFLKESLSREFEAQPDEASRRLYEDIQAGRFPHPDSQSVKVTRPPADFRAAGRTNLPLQLTSFVGRAREIAELRSSMVDGRQLTLTGAGGVGKTRLALEVAARLVQEFPDGVWLADLSVLADAALVPQTVAGIVNVREEPGRPLTAALGDYFLAKHALLVLDNCEHVAGACAQLAEYLLRRCPDLHVLATSREVLGMQGERVHRVASLSVPDLRCPCSAAELGEFEAVRLFIDRAGLSQPGFALTDENAPEVARICAHLDGIPLAIELAAARLASLSVDAIAARLDSRFRLLTGGTRTALSRHQTLRAAMEWSYDLLSEPERALLRRLSVFAGGFTLEAAQALGATDRADEMAVLELLGRLVDKSMVQLERSAGAARYRLLETVRDFVRDKLVEAQEADSARRAHAVSFLGFAERAAPELRGPRQASWLDRLEAEHDNLRAALEWSLSQEHDETGLRLAAALAGYWHGRGYLSEGREWLERAQQRGGEGRAAFPKALEGAARLAFAQDDFERAVTIMEKAVPLARAGDDPQVLMLSLAWLGHAVWHQGDRPRGVALCVESEALCRSAGSGWAAAVTLAEVATVALHEDDPERAIRLLEESLALFRAAGDTAGIAQCLHQLGVQATNQGDYAKAASLMQEALELQRHLGRKPAAAASLIRLGRIALLRGQYREAIALLEAGAALQDELGKTWDVPYRKASLGLAVLAAGDLARAAALFEESLAVRSRGGYRGSYMAGSADALLGLGIVARYREDYPRARQLLEDSLKSFRAAGDAEGGSAALYQLGLVARIENDLERATELLRESLASRQARGDRLGVADCVEAMAAVARLRGSPEAAARLMGLGSALREETRAPRWALDQAWHDRESASLRSALGEKAFAAAYAAGAGLSPHDAEQMFVPGDAGRRLQIPRS
- a CDS encoding DUF2182 domain-containing protein, whose amino-acid sequence is MIGAVRTADDIRWYRLAVGTLVLLAWAVLAAWGASPFAGLLDHRGIGEGTLPVSRMAVFVAGWTLMVIAMMLPGSLPLINLFSRMVARRPDRAALLVRLILGYLGVWAIFGAVAFRGDAYVHAAAARLPAVGDAAQWIGVAVLLLAAIYQVTPLKEMCLTKCRSPYSFVAEHWRGKNAAAEALRLGAAHGLFCVGCCWTLMLLMFAIGGVNLGWMLGLGAAMAAERSFRWGRYLTVPLGVALLVAAVGLILGVPFAAAIFRG
- a CDS encoding cupin domain-containing protein, producing MLSRTRVVFAVLVALAVGGAVAASYAAMPGPTIVGTATYPISVQAGNYDLISQVVDLPPGGVIPKHTHGGPVVAQVVTGEVTVTDAMGQKVFKAGQMFTESGGYVHAAANKGPVTARVAVSYLIPKGAEVTTIVK
- a CDS encoding ribosomal L7Ae/L30e/S12e/Gadd45 family protein: MERLKAAAQRAVGTNQTAKAISRGQARVVFVAQDADRRVTEPLLRAARERGMEVVEVPSMVALGRACGIAVGAAAAAILESPP
- a CDS encoding alpha/beta fold hydrolase; this encodes MNVPPPVSIDLGTPGGRLHAELSGPADGRLVVCLPGLTANLRGFDEIGGRLAAAGFRVAAVDLRGRGRSDVTPPGTYGWPAHARDVAAAASALGRERFSVVGWSMGAFVAMQLAAVAPGRLERLVLVDACSPVSDDILALIRLAVERLGTVSASADEYIVRMRALPTIERWSGFWERYFRYELEPADGSDFIVAGESAAGRSAGGVRARTSREAVLEDLAYGDAHDPRDLWPALVMPVLLLRAARPLVPGGPFLVTASDVGELRRRVAGVQVVEIGANHYGIAAAPEAAEAAARFLGPAGPP
- the rpsL gene encoding 30S ribosomal protein S12 translates to MPTISQLLRLGRRVERVKSKSPALDVCPQKRGVCIQVRTITPKKPNSALRKIARVRLTNGIEVTAYIPGIGHNLQEHSVVLIRGGRVKDLPGIRYHIIRGTLDSAGVQDRRRGRSKYGAKRPKAQAGVA